AACCTAGCTTGAGAAGCATGGATTATACCTTTCAGAGGTCTCAGCTAGTAGAAGACCTGGCACACAACTTCGCAAGTGCATGATCTCCAATATGTACAGAAACTACAACacagatgtggtatatatataccacatcttctttattcatttatctgttcatgcAGGTGGGGGGATgtagtgactgggtgatgggcactgaggagggcacttgaagggatgagcactgggtgttatactatatgtatatagtacatatacaaactgaaatatacaaaaaaaaaaaaaagaccggtAATGGAGCTGGCTTAATTAATGCCaccaaagaagcagaagaaaaaaatgtgtcaaagGCAAGGTACTGACCAGCATGAAATATAGACGAATTGAATCCAGTGAATGGAATTAGCAATCATGGCCTGAATTTCACCTTCCTTAGTGAATGGCCCCACTCTGAATATAAATTGGAATATCTTTTGATTTGCTCCTGGCAGAAACTCAGCATGGTCATGTCCTAATCTATTTGACAAAACCTGTGTTAGGACCTTTAGATACTGAGAGCACCTACCCACTACAAACCCATAATTCACAgctaaaaacaatgcaaaaagtGCTAGAAAAGTCTACAAAGTTCCGATTTCCTAGTCACACTTTTCGTGAAGCTGCTATGGGTAAATTCAACTATCAAATTCTTGCCtttcacccagtcactccatccccccgccctcctccccttccactaccccttgttcatttcccagagttaggagtctctcatgttctgtcaccctctctgatttttcccactcattttctctcctttcccctttattccctttcactattttttatattccccatgtagtgaaaccatataatgtttgtctttcaagtgacttacttcactcagcataataccctccagttccacccacattgaagcaaaaggtggatattcgtcctttctaatgactgagaaatattccattgtgtgtgtgtgtatgtgtgtgtgtgtatatatatatatatatatatatatatatatatatatacacattttccattcatctttaaatggacaccgaggctccttccacagtttggctattgtggacatttttgctataaacattggcacttgacgggatgagcactgggtgttatactatatgttggcaaatagaaccccaataaaaaatatatataaaaaaattcttgctCTCCATTACCACAAACCCCATGATAATAAAAGTTCAGGGCTGGGAGCCGCTGCCGCGCGAGAGGAGTGGCCGGAACTGCTTGAATATCCACGTTTCAGTGTCTTTGCTTATCAAAAGTTTTAATTCATCATGGATAATCTGTCACCAGAAGAAATTCAGCTGAGAGCCCACCAGGTTACTGATGAGTCTCTGGAAAGTACAAGGAGAATCCTGGGTTTAGCCATTGAGAGCAACTAAACCGCATAGAAGAAGGCATGgaccaaataaataaagacatgagagaggcagagaagactTTAACGGAACTCAACAAGTGCTGTGGCCTTTGTGTCTGTCCATGTAATAGGACAAAGAACTTTGAGTCCAGTAAGGCCTACAAGGCAACATGGGGAGATGGTGAAGACAACTCTCCTAGCAATGTAGTATCTAAGCAGCCAGGCCGAGTGACAAATGGGCAGCCTCAACAACCAGCCACTGGAGCAGTTAGCGGTGGATACATTAAACGTATAACTAATGATGCTAGAGAAGATGAGATGGAAGAGAACCTGACTCAAGTGGGCAGTATCCTAGGAAACCTAAAAAACATGGCCCTGGAAATGGGCAATGAGATCGAGGCTCAAAATCGAAAAATAGACCGGATCACAGAAAAGGCTGACACCAACAACGATCGTATTGATATTGCCAATGCCAGAGCAAAGAAACTCATTGACAGCTAAAGCTGCTGCTGTACTTCTTTTTCATGTATTCACTTCTCTAGCTCCTCCTTCAAAGCCATTACCTTTTCAGAGTTTGACGTTTTGGTTCCATGCTCTTCTAAATCAGGAGATAATGTGCAAGAAGGGCCAGGAGTAcagatcccctatttttttttaatgttctctttcctttgagGGTACACTATTGCTTGTCTgtccttgtatatttttttttccttgattcaTAGTTTTAGATTGGTTTTTATACATCTTATATCGTGTTATTTTTCATCCTTCTCATTTACTTTAGCAGGTTCTTTTGCTTTCAAGATTTGGAAGCATTGCCAAAGACAGCCATGAAGAAGGAAACTGGGGGCAAGGGGAGCATAAGGAGGAGAGGCAAGAGATAAGAGGTTGTTACCTCAGTAAAACTTGCATGCCACAAAGCAAAAATTGCATAGCCACAGTAAAGATCTAGCtgggtttaatttttaatttaagctgCAGTTATTGCCAGTTTAGGCTAATCCTTGGTAACGGAGCTTTTATACACAATATTTTTGTTATACATCATAACTTGGTAACCTCTGctccaaaaaaaatagaattttttcaaAGTGAGCTTAGTTGCTGAACTTCTGGTGATTTGTGTATGTACATAGTGATCCCATTTCATATTGCACCTTACAGGAACACTTTGTATAAAtgaatggctttttattttcacGTTATTAGTATCATGGTCCCATTACATGCTTGTTAACCTCATAAATTTGTCATtagtctttgaagaaaaaaaatatgtaaatatgtatgtgtaacATGAGAATTTCTCTCTAAAGCAGGGCTTAAATTTTTTTGGAGAAGTTTGACAAAGTATATCACGTGAATTCAGATTTACCTCAAAGCCaagaattatgttttgttttgttttgttttttaagaattatgtTTAGATAGGCTAAAAGAAACTTGTTTTGATCTCAGGTAGAAAAATAGTTAgattgctttgaatttttttgtagCTTTAGACTTTAAAACTAGAATTTATTGTTTAACTAAAAAGTGATTTGGAAAATTATGCCTTTGGTTTAATTATTGATGACTGCACTATCATTCAGTTAGCCTTGTGGATTGAATTATGTCCAGAAtcacatttatttagatcttgaACAGTGTTAGAAGAATCTGTTTGGTATTTGTCACCCTTATTTAAGAACTAGTGTCTGCATACTTCAAAGCTATTAATGTGGATTGGTTTGACCAATAACCACTGCTTGATCtttacaattaaattttataactaactaaaaaaaaaaaaagttcagggctGTACTCTCCAATAAGGTAGGCAGATGcggctatttatatttaaattttaattagttatATTAAATACAATATAAGATTCAGAGCTCAGTGACACTAgccacatggtaagtgctcaaaaaTCACATGTGTGCAGTGTTTCTGTACAGGAccaagcaaatataaaatatttcctccatcagagaaaaaagtagaactagatagatagatagatagatagaatagaAGTAGAGATAGATTGGTAGGTagagatggataaatggatagatagatagatgatagatagatagatagatagatagatagatagatagataaatggtaTGAAAGAATAAGCCCATCCTTTTCCTCTAGAATCAACTGTTATATATTCAACAATTTTGTGAGCTTGTTGTCAAATCACAGATGGCTTGAAATTAACCATGATGGAAATATTTCTGTCATAGAAACAACTATAAAttaagcctgttttttttttcttttaaatactgagAGCATACTTACATCATGGGttatggataaagaaatatttgtgttgATCAGTGCTGTGTAGATATATTTGATGTTGTTAACTTGGCTCACTGAGAGGAAATAGAAGCAAATAACCCCTAGTAGCAACGAGTACTCCTAGATCCCAgatttggtttctaaataccattttaacTAAAAGGAATCAGagtttcttggagaaatggctggttCAGGGCTCATcaggagaaacagaagagaaatctgAGATGTCTGACATCAGGATGCAAGGTAATGCCCAGAAAATAATATGGGAAAAGGATACAgaatactctatttttttaatggtggatatacatcattatatatatatgtcgaAACCCATAGCATATACATCAACAAGGATGAActataatataaactatggattttGGGTGGTAATAATGTGTTGTTGTAGgtatattgattatttaaaaattaccacaTCATGAGGGATTTTGATTCGGGATGCTGTATGTAGGTGGGGCAGGGGAAATATGAGATAAATCTCTATGTCTTTCACTCGATTTTGCAGTGAACCTAAACTGCTATAAAAAATcaagtctggggcacctgggtggctcagcacttaagcatctgccttcagcttagcacgtgatcctggcgtcccaggatggagtcccacatcaggctccctgcatggagcctgcttctccctctgcctgtgtctctgcatctctctctctctctctctctctctctctctctccccctctctctctccgtgtgtctcatgaataaataaataaaatctttttaaaaaccaaagtctattgaaaacataaaaaagaagaaaggaaaaacaaaaacacaggtgCCCACTTAAAGGGCTTCCAgacaaaaaatctgaaagaatcaaggatctaagaaaaaaatgatataagacacttaggggatccctgggtggcgcagcggtttggcgcctgcctttggcccagggcgcgatcctggagacccgggatcgaatcccacgtcggactcccggtgcatggagcctgcttctccctctgcctgtgtctctgcctctctgtctctctctgtgactatcataaaaaaaaaaaaaaaaaaaaaaaaaaaaaagacacttagtAATATAAGAGATCATACCgacatatataaagaaagaaatacaataatgATGACGTATAGAAAGCTCACCCtaacaatggactattattcaaaatatagaagaaatggtaCAAGTAAAGAGTCATCATTTTGTAACCATCATAGTAATAATAGTTTTAGTCAAAGACCATCCATGGATGATAAAAGTAATAGATGATGATTTAAAGAGAAATACAATGTGTACACATACCTGCACCAGTTACTTCTTAattacaaaaagggaaaaaacacttGAAGTAGATTAAGCTAGTGAATAAAATATAACCACAAGTGTTTCAAGTTACGGTCATCAACACTGGGGCCATGTACCTCCTTATGTGATGAAGACTTGATGTGAATTTCCAGGCAGATTCGGTGGGTCTGGATTAGGCTGCAGGACTGACATTGGAAACAAGTTCCCCTGTGGCAGACCACAGATTGTTTTGTCTATGGTTCCCCTTCAAGCTTTGAACAGGTAGTATGGCTTGGTTTTTCTGGAAAATGCTCTGTCTACCTTTTGTATctgaacatatttctttcttcaatttgccaaaattccATCTGCTAAAAATCTTCCTCCACACCTTGGAACCACCCCCTCTTTCTGAGCCACCTCATCAATGGCCCTCTGAAGCTCTTCTCGCTTACCTTTATGAGTGTCCATTTCTTTGGAATTCTGGGAGTTAATCATCAGCTGAAGAAAGTCCACTCGGTgctagaaacaaaaagagaaatttccatGGCAAAAAATCACTTGTGAAGTCAGAAGTAAATCAGACGTGAAGTATCCTGAGACTATAGCCCATTTACATCCCGAATTTAGAGTAGTGTTGCCAGAGTCCTCGGTGAACAAAAGTGCTCAGCTATAAATCTTGGAGAGCAGGATGTTTCCCTGACAGGAATCCAGCCATTATGTCTCATTGCTTTTTGGatcttgctctgtctctgtctgatCCTCAGCTTCTCTGACTTTTGAACATACCTTCCTGGCCCAAGAGTTGCCTGATCCCTCTCCTGTCACATCTACTAGCTAAGGAGAAAGTCCCTGACTTCAGTCCTTTCTTCCAGCCTTAATTCTTAATGAATAGCCACATAGACCAATCCCTGACCTCTGCAGAGTCCATGAGCAGCTTCTGTGTCAGCATCTTCCAATGTCCCACCCTCCCAGAACTCTGCACAATATTCAGTGATATCAGCC
This DNA window, taken from Canis lupus familiaris isolate Mischka breed German Shepherd chromosome 6, alternate assembly UU_Cfam_GSD_1.0, whole genome shotgun sequence, encodes the following:
- the LOC102151885 gene encoding LOW QUALITY PROTEIN: synaptosomal-associated protein 23-like (The sequence of the model RefSeq protein was modified relative to this genomic sequence to represent the inferred CDS: inserted 1 base in 1 codon); the encoded protein is MDNLSPEEIQLRAHQVTDESLESTRRILGLAIXEQLNRIEEGMDQINKDMREAEKTLTELNKCCGLCVCPCNRTKNFESSKAYKATWGDGEDNSPSNVVSKQPGRVTNGQPQQPATGAVSGGYIKRITNDAREDEMEENLTQVGSILGNLKNMALEMGNEIEAQNRKIDRITEKADTNNDRIDIANARAKKLIDS